The stretch of DNA TCCCgaagctatttatgaggccagcccaaacgagaataagctgcctcaacagaaaatAGAGAtaaccggaaaacctggaataaggaacgggaccggaccgtgaacctgAATGctgatttcacggaccggaccatgacactgaGAGCCTGAATACCTGTCTTTACAGGCATGTTTCGAGACTGTCAGAGTTCAGGCGACACTCCTTGAGTTGTGGCTGGCGGACGGATAACCATTTGCTTTTTTCAGAACACCTTTTTACCGTCCAGGTCTTCGGCTGTGCACCTGGAGAAATCTATGAGTTTGCTAAACAGACATTCCGGTCAGTCAAAGAAGaagcatagaatatagaacacagaatagtacacaactgtcaggcccttcggccaataATATTGTGCTGACTTTTAAACCTTGCCACCCATGTAAcatcccccccaccttaaattaccCCATATACCTGTCAGGTtgtttcttaaatttcactagtgtatctgcctccaccactgactcaggcagcgcattccacgcaccaaacactctctgagtaaagaaagctTCCTCTAatgtcccccttgaacttcccaccccttacattaaagccatgtcctcttgtactgaacagtggtgccctggggaagaggcgctggctgtgcactctatctattcctcttaatatcttgtatacctctgtcatgtctccactcatcctccttctctccagagagtaaagccctagctcccttaatctctgatcataatccatactctctaaaccaggcagcatcctggtaaatctcctctgtaccctttccaatgtttccacatccttcctagttgaggcgaccagaactggacacagtactccaagtgtttcCTAACCAGAATCGAATCATTACATCGCGattcttaaactctgtccctcgatttataaaagctaacacatcataagctttctttactaccctatctacctgtgcggcaactttcagggatctgtggacatgtacccccagatcaaTCTGCTCCTCCACTCTACCAAATATCCTGCAATTTAAgttgtactctgccttgaagtttgtccttctaaagtgtaccacctcacacttctccgggttgaactgcatctgccacttctcagcccacttctgtatcctatcaatgcctctctgcGACAGTCCTCTATACTATTCACAACATCACCAAGgtggtgtcgtctgcaaacttgccaaaccacACTTCTACCCCAACATCCAATTGGTTAATAAAAATGAAGAAAAGTACAGGTCCCAGACCGATCCatgagggacaccactagtcacaaacctccaaaccaaatgtactccttccaccatgacactctgctttctgcaggcaagccaattctgaatccacctggccaagcttcgctggatcccatgccttctgactttctgaataagcctaccgtgtggaacctttacaagtgccttattaaaatccatgtagatcatatcCACTGCACTCTCCTCATCTATATGACGGGACACCTCCTCAAGGAACTATAtaaggcttgttaggcacgatctgcacttcacaaagccatgctgactgtccctgatcagaccttaaatctctaaatgcccatagatcctatctgtaagaatcttttccaacagttttcccaccacagacgtaagactAATTGGtccataattacctggactatccctactagcttttttgaacaaggggataacattcgcctccctccaatcctccggtaccattcccgtggataacgagtacataaagatcctagccagacaCTCCGCAATATCTTCGCTGGCCTCGTGGGGAatgttccgtcaggccccggggacttccCCGTCCTGATGTATTTTAACAACACCAAAACCTCcgcttccttaatgtcaacatgctccagaacgtcaacctcactcatattgtcatCACCGTCATCAGTTTCTATGTCATTAGGTAATACCGAAGAAAAGTATTTATTGAGAGCCTTGctaacttccacagcctccagtcttatcttcccacctttatttcTAACCGGACCTTCCTTCActtctgtcatccttttgttcttcacataattgaagaatgccttggggttttcctttaccctcctcgccaaggccttctcatgcccccttcttctGTCCTCAGCACCTTCTTAAGCacctttcttgctaccctctGTTCCCCTACAGAACCATCTCATCGTGGCTTCTCAAACCATGCTGCCTTCTTGCACCTGACTGGCTCTTCCACCTCACTTGAAacacatggttccttcaccctaccattcttaatcttcctcaccgggacaaatttatccctaacatcctgcaagatatccctaatcatcgaccacatgtccttagtacatttccctgcaaaaaaaatcatcccaattcacacccgcaagttctagctttATAGCCTCATAACTTGTCCgtccccaattaaaaaaaaatcttccccgCTCTGATTTTATTCTTgttcatgataatgctaaaggccagggaatcAGTGtacactgtcccccagatgcgcacccactgagagatctgtgaattgacccggtttgttacctaatactagatctagtatggcattctcgCTAGTCGGCctatcaacatactgtgacaggaatccgtcctggacacacttaaaaaACTCTACCCCATTAAACCATCAGAACTAATCAGTGTCAATCAGTACTCGagcagttaaagtcacccatgataacaccctgttattattgcacggTTCCAAAATCTGCaccccaatctgctcctcggtatctctgctgctactagggggcctatagaatactcccaatagagtaactgctcccttcctgttcctgccttccgcccatactgactcaaaagcgATTCCTGCTACATCACCCaaactttctgtagctgtaatagtatcccggACCAATAATGCCACCCCTCTTCCCCACACCCCCCGTATCCCTTATAAAGCACTGGAATCCGGGAATATTGAGAAACAATTCCTGCTCTGGTGCCAGCTAAGTCTCTGtcatggccactacatcataattccatgtgtgtaTCCAAGCTcacagttcatcacctttgctcCTTATGCTTCTTGCAAAGAAATAcccgcactttagcccttctgacTTGCTACCTTTATACACTTCATCCTGCCTCTCTTTATCAAAgcctctatatgttagatctggctttacaccatgcactatacttgcagctctcgcatgaccagtatcctcttccacctcaggatgtgctctgacactctggttcccctccccccgaAAGTATCGTCCAAATCCcctgagcagcactagcaaaccttgcCGCAAGGATGctcgtccccctccagttcaggtgcaacacgTCCCGTCGAAACAGGACCCACCTTCCCTAGAACAAGGCCCAAttttccagaaacatgaagccctccctcctgcagcaactccttagccacgtatttagctgcattatctccctatttctagcctcactagcacgtagcACGCTAATCCTGAGATTGCATCCCTGAAAGTCCTGTCCTTCAATTTTGCACCTACATCCTTAAACCCTCTTTGCGGGACCTCCACCtgcttcctatccacgtcattggtcccaacTTGGACCACGACAACCGgctactcactctctcctcttttccctccttcccttctgagctgaggatccagtctcggtgccggagacgcaaccactgcaacttgtaggtggtaggtcatccccacaaacagtatccaaaacggtacgacacccccacccccaccccccccccgtaCCGACTGCTACCGTCTGCAGTGTTTCAGAGTTCAGCAGAAGCTGAGCAGTCAAAGCAGTGAAACCACCCGCTCCAcacaacactctcctctccagaatcacgTGTTTACTTGGTGCTCGCTGGAACACCGGGGAACCTGCAAACACGAACAGCGGATCTGAATGGGATCAGAGACGTTTCTGGGACATCGTTCATTTGCACACACTCTGATCTCTGATTTCCCGATTTCACCCAAACAATGCCATTTTTTAAATTAGGGGAAATAAGTGGGTGTTCCGTGTTCATCAGATCAGGCTTTGACCACCTACTTCTGTCCGTCCTCAGATCTTCGACAGAAGCACATGGAGACTCTGCGGACacagactgaaacactgagagtgaacacgatcctgatgagggagaaggtgaaggttttccagctggttgatcgatacgctgagctcacggtcatttctactgttcgagatcggacactggtggaacatgagctgctggcaagaggcagagaccacgaggagtggagaaagaaacatctccgtaaagagctggagaaaatCCACATTGCTAATCTATTTCATAATAGTTACTCACATAGTTTTCGGGACAAAATGAAAAGATTCTTCACACGATTAACTTCGGGATGCTCGGTAGCaatggccggagtcccggggatcgggaaaacgacactggtacaaaagattgtttacgactgggccacagggaaaatataccaacaattccactTTGTCTTCTGTTTCAAATTCCGAGATTTAAACTCCATtgactgcagaataaacctgagggaactaATTCTGGAACAGTATCCATACTTTGGGAATTCACTGAGAAAGGTCTGGAAGAAACCAGAGGGAttactgtttatattcgatggtttggatgaattcaagcacagaatcgattttgaggacagtcggagagacacagaaccccagcaccagtgcccagatcccgagtggcggtgtgaagtgtctgacattgtgtacagtttaatccagggcaagctgctcccagggtgttcagtgctgctgACCTCCCGTCCCGCTgcattacatttattggaaaaggctgagATCAGTGTTTggactgaaatcctgggatttgttggtgaggaacggaaggaatatttcatgaggtattttgaagatcaaacagtggcagcagctgttttcaaacacgtgaaggagaacgagatcctgtacaccatgagctacaacccctcttactgctggatcctcgctctggcactgggccccttcttcacacaaagagttagggacccgcagcgagttcccaaaaccatcacccaactgtactcctactatactTACAACAtgctgaaaaaccacggccgtgagattgagaacccccgtgatgtgttactcagggttggtcagatggccttcaaaggagtgtccgagaagaagattgtgtttacagatggagatttgatcaagttcaatctgcagccttcacagttcctgtccgggttcctgatggagcttttggagagagaggattctgcccagagcgtggtgtacacattcccacacctcaccatccaagagtttgtagctgcagtcgcacaattcctgaatccacatcccggggatatcctgaaattcctcactgaagcccacaacacgacagatgggcgatttgaggtatttcttcgatttgttgctggtctctccaacccaatgacagctcggggacTGGAGGAATTTCTGGGTCCATTTGCGCATCAAACAACCtaccgggtgattgactgggtgaaggaggaggttaaacgccagagtggaaacacatgGAGTGAAACTGGTAAAAGgcgcctcctgaacacattgcactacgtgtttgagtctcagaatcgtggactggctcagtcCGCACTAGAATCCGTGGacacactttcattcagtggaatgacactgaccccgattgactgcgcggtcctgtctcatgtcatcggactctgtgatacaataaaagaTCTCAACCTGGAGAACtgcaacattcagtgtgaaggaatccagcggctgggacatgggctgcacaagtgccaggagttgaggtaacttgatttatctctcactctgaactatGAATCTGATCCATTCTGTTGTTTCAAATTTGGTAAAATTGTGgattgggtggtgaagaaagctttcggTACGCTGGCCTGTATAAATCTGAGCATTGAGTATagtagttgggatgtaatgttaaaattgtacaaagcattggaaaggccgaatgtggagtattgtgtacagttctggtcaccgaattataggatatatgtcaacaaaatagagagagtacagaggagatttactagaatgttacctgggtttcagcacctaagttacagggaaaggttgaacaagttatatctttattctttggagcgtagaaggttgaggggggacttgatagaggtatttaaaattatgaggggataggtagatagagttgacgtggataggctttttgcaTTGAGAGTGgggtgattcaaacaagaggagttacgggcaaaagcttaagggtacacgagagggaatttctttactcagagagcattagctgtgtggaacgagcttccagtagaagtggtagaggcagggtcGGTGTTGTTATTTAAAGcaacattggataggtatatggacaggaaaggaatggagggttatgggctgagtgcgggtcagtgggactaggtgagagtaagtgttcggcacgtaCTAGAATGGCCGAGTGGCTGTTTCCGTTCTGTAATTGCTATACGGTTATATATAAATTGCAGTAAATCAAATAATGTGACAAATAACTACAGGgctggtctgtaattacccaAGGATATAAAGGCTTTGTGGGATGTTGGTGACTTCAGTGAATAACGGCCAtttgtttaatggtagtaaatcacaggaatggccctgtttctcgctgcctgtgacacgtccattgacaatcttacttctcactgttactgacacccagaccgacactgactgcagctgATGGTTCAGAGCTTCACACAGCCTTCCCTGTCAGGAACAAGAGACCATCAGCAGACTGCCCcggtgagaaggaaagaaataccattgagAGATTGTCCTACCCCACCCTTTCCCGTGTGTGACTCTCACCATCAGTCTAACCGTGTGACGGCTCACTAGCAGATACCCGGATCCCATTCGGTTAACTTCTCTACCGATTGTGGAGCTCAGTTCAGACGCACCACTCCCCTGAAATCTATTTCTGAATTGCTTCGTTTTGTAGGATTATCTTTTCCCATCGgcatcctcctctgggatctcttccagatccccttccttctgtaggatgtgttttcctttcttctgtgggatcactctaccccatcccccttccttttgcAGCTTCAGACTTCACATCCCTTTACCTCAGGTAGGATCTCCCCCACCATCTCCCATCGACACATTCCTCATTCACAAATCtttctcactgtgggacttcctcCCACCCTTCAACACTGCTCCTTCCGAACCTCTCAGgtcaggaacacttttctaacATTCAGGGAATGAGACAAAATACGTGGAGTTTACAGTGTCATCCGACAGACAAAATTACTGACATTGGGTGAATTCCCTGGAGcagggcagtgagggacattaacagtgatgggaactctgaTCAGTGATTTACCGAAGGgattaatgtttcctgaaatatccgagtgagagaaattccctcagacccacggtttgaatcactttgttcatcaacttgtctgtttgtgtttagagttgggaagaataaactgggagattcaggagtgaaactggtgtctgcggctctgaggaacccggagtgtaaaatacaggaaCTGGAGTAAGTAccggactgtgggagattgtgtttacagtcactgggtgtctgacactgaattttaatgtgatcagtaattgtgttactgattaacactggggatctgtaccgtctcctgtccctctgtgtccttcaccctcactctctgtcATCTTCAGGCTGgggaatgtcggtctcacagattctggggccgaggatctcgcctccgctctcagtacaaacccatcactgacggggctGAGCCTGAGtgataatgaactgggagattcaggagtgaaactggtgtctgcggctctgaggaacccggagtgtaaaatacagaaattgcggtaagtaccagactgtgggagattgtgttcaCAGTCACtaggtgtctgacactgaacattaatgtgatcagtgatagtgttactgataaacactggggatctgtaccgtctcctgtctctctgtgtccttcactctcactctctctcatctccaggctgaacaaAGTCGGTCTGACAGATTCTGGGGCTGAGGATCTCGCCAGCGATCTCATTACAAATCGATCACTCATGGATCTGGACCTGAGTGCCAATACACTGGGAGATTCAGGGGTGAAACTgttgtctgcggctctgaggaacccggaatGTAAAATTCAGAGACTGTGGTAAGTGCCATACTGTGGGAGGtagtgtttacagtcactgggtgtctgacactgaacattaatgtgatcagtaattgtgttagtgttaaacactggggatttgtaccgtctcctgtctctctgtgtccttcaccctctctctctttctctctctcatcagGCTGACTGGTGTCCATCTATCAGATTCTGGCGTCGAGGATCTCGTTTCAGCTATCATTATAAACCGATTAATAACGCGGTTGAACCTGGAATCAAACTGGCTCACAGACCGATCTATCCCCGCTCTTCGCCTCCTTATACTAGCACTCCCGAGTCTGGAGCGGATCGTGTAAGTGTTAAGGTTCAAGATGATTAACAAACAGCGGATGCGTGCGTTTTCTGgggatatttgtctgtgagtgttgttgaatcATTAGccccagtcccctgttactgacactgttgtgtaatctgtttatttcatctttattctcccatctgtttcaggctggtggAGAATAAGTTCAGTCAAGCTGGAGAGAAGGAACTGATGACTCTCCAGGAAAGCAGACCTGGACTCAGAGTGATATTTGACCATCGGAATTTGTGAACATTTTCGCCCGCGCGATGTGTGCATTCAGGCAGATTTCCCAGTTTTGCCTTTACAGTCGCCTTTAACGGCTGTGCTCCAGAATTATTTCCAATAGACTCCGGCTCCAGCGGAGTGTGCTCTGACGTCAGAGACAGTCCCGCACCGAGTGCTTCCGTCTACAGTGCAGTGGCCCTGCTTCCGCCGGATGTCCTATTGCAGGTTTCGCCAAGGGGAACTGGGAAATTACACAGACAGGAATTAAACCGGAAGCCATTGTCAGTCTGGAACACCACTGTCCCGGGAGGGATTATCCGGGAAGGGGATCGTTTTTGTCACTTTGGGCTGAGGACAGTTCATTCGGCAATTTGCCTCTGTAATGATGTTAAATTAGCAGGCGCCTTGGTAGTAACCCTGGGTCTGCAGCGATCTCGGACACTGTCCtggtgtgattttataatcatcgttTCCTTGAtacagagtgacggtgagaaacgggactgattattcaacctgtcactcgttgtcgccagtcagttaattgtgtgcgactgtgagtgagtcgggagcagcttcTTCATttccgcacgtcagcagctcacacattgtttaataTACGTTTATCacgatgaaatcaataaaccgctggaACTCCTTGCCGGATGAGTCAGACTAGAGAAACGAACTCACACCTGAGATTCCCGCTGAACCGCGCACCCAGTGCACTGAGACAGCGGTCCTGATCCACTCACGGCACAGCAGCCTCTCCTTCCAGCCTAATGAAGGACAGTCTCACAGAGTCTGATTGCCTCCCGCGCTCTCCTGGCTCGAtacctctcccattatctcctcgctccctAACCCGCGCTCTCCTCGTTCGAtacctctcccattatctcctcgctccctaacccgcgctctcctcgctcgatacctctcccattatctcctcgctccctaacccgcgctctcctcgctccatacctctcccattatctcctcgctccctaacccgcgctctcctcgctccatacctctcccattatctcctcgctccctaacccgcgctctcctcgctcgatacctctcccattatctcctcgctccctAACCCGCGCTCCCCtcgctccatacctctcccattatctcctcgctccctAACCCGCGCTCCCCtcgctccatacctctcccattatctcctcgctccctaacccgcgctctcctcgctccatacctctcccattatctcctcgctccctAACCGACGCTCACCTCGCTCGAtacctctcccattatctcctcgctccctaacccgcgctctcctcgctccatacctctcccattatctcctcgctccctaacccgcgctctcctcgctccatacctctcccattatctcctcgctccctaacccgcgctctcctcgctcgatacctctcccattatctcctcgctccctAACCCGCGCTCTCCTCGCTCCATACAtctcccattatctcctcgctccctAACCCGCGCTATCCTCGTTCGATACAtctcccattatctcctcgctccctaacccgcgctctcctcgctcgatacctctcccattatctcctcgctcccaaacccgcgctctcctcgctccatacctctcccattatctcctcgctccctAACCCGCGTTCTCCtcgctccatacctctcccattatctcctcgctccctAACCCGCGCTCTCCTCGCTCGATACCTCTCTcattatctcctcgctccctAACCCGCGCTCCCCtcgctccatacctctcccattatctcctcgctcccCAACCCGCGCTCCCCtcgctccatacctctcccattatctcctcgctccctaacccgcgctctcctcgctccatacctctcccattatctccCCGCTCCCTAACCCGCCGTCTCCTCGCTCGAtacctctcccattatctcctcgctccctaacccgcgctctcctcgctcgatacctctcccattatctcctcgctccctAACCCGCGCTCTCCTCGCTCCATACAtctcccattatctcctcgctccctAACCCGCGCTATCCTCGCCCGATACATCTCCCAGTATCTCCTCGCTCCCTACCCCGCGCTCTCCTCGCTCGAtacctctcccattatctcctcgctccctAACCCGCGCTCTCCTCGTTCGAtacctctcccattatctcctcgctccctAACCTGCGCTCTCCTCGCTCGAtacctctcccattatctcctcgctccctAACCCTCGCTCGAtacctctcccattatctcctcgctccctAACCCGCGCTCTCCTCGCTCGATACAtctcccattatctcctcgctccctaacccgcgctctcctcgctccatacctctcccattatctcctcgctccctAACCCGCGCTCTCCTCGCTCCATACAtctcccattatctcctcgctccctAACCCGCGCTCTCCTCGCTCCATACAtctcccattatctcctcgctccctaacccgcgctctcctcgctcgatacctctcccattatctcctcgctccctAACCCGCACTCTCCTCGCTCGAtacctctcccattatctcctcgctccctaacccgcgctctcctcgctccatacctctcccattatctcctcgctcccaaacccgcgctctcctcgctccatacctctcccattatctcctcgctccctAACCGACGCTCTCCTCGCTCGATAGCTCTCCCATTACCTCCTCGCTCCCTAACCCGCTCTCTCCTCGCTCCATACAtctcccattatctcctcgctccctAACCGACGCTCTCCtcgctccatacctctcccattatctcctTGCTCACTAACCCGCTCTCTCCTCGCTCCATACATCTCCCATTATCTACTCGCTCCCTAACCCGCTCTCTCCtcgctccatacctctcccattatctcctcgctccctAACCCGCCGTCTCCtcgctccatacctctcccattatctcctcgctcACTAACCCGCTCTCTCCTCGCTCCATACATCTCCCATTATCTCCTTGCTCACTAACCCGCGCTCTCCTCGCTCCATACAtctcccattatctcctcgctccctaacccgcgctctcctcgctccatacctctcccattatctcctcgctccctaacccgcgctctcctcgctcgatacctctcccattatctcctcgctccctAACCCGCACTCTCCTCGCTCGAtacctctcccattatctcctcgctccctaacccgcgctctcctcgctccatacctctcccattatctcctcgctcccaaacccgcgctctcctcgctccatacctctcccattatctcctcgctccctAACCGACGCTCTCCTCGCTCGATAGCTCTCCCATTACCTCCTCGCTCCCTAACCCGCTCTCTCCTCGCTCCATACAtctcccattatctcctcgctccctAACCGACGCTCTCCtcgctccatacctctcccattatctcctTGCTCACTAACCCGCTCTCTCCTCGCTCCATACAtctcccattatctcctcgctccctAACCCGCTCTCTCCtcgctccatacctctcccattatctcctcgctccctAACCCGCCGTCTCCtcgctccatacctctcccattatctcctcgctcACTAACCCGCTCTCTCCTCGCTCCATACAtctcccattatctcctcgctcactaacccgcgctctcctcgctccatacctctcccattatctcctcgctccctaacccgcgctctcctcgctccatacctctcccattatctcctcgctccctAACCGACGCTCTCCTCGCTCGATACGTCTCCCATTACCTCCTCGCTCCCAAACCCGCGCTCTCCTCGCTCGAtacctctcccattatctcctcgctcccaaacccgcgctctcctcgctcgatacctctcccattatctcctcgctccctAACCTGCGCTCTCCTCGCTCGAtacctctcccattatctcctcgctccTTAACCGATGCTCTCCTCGCTCGAtacctctcccattatctcctcgctccctAACCGACGCTCTCCTCGCTC from Hemitrygon akajei unplaced genomic scaffold, sHemAka1.3 Scf000033, whole genome shotgun sequence encodes:
- the LOC140719871 gene encoding NACHT, LRR and PYD domains-containing protein 3-like — protein: MPFFKLGEINLRQKHMETLRTQTETLRVNTILMREKVKVFQLVDRYAELTVISTVRDRTLVEHELLARGRDHEEWRKKHLRKELEKIHIANLFHNSYSHSFRDKMKRFFTRLTSGCSVAMAGVPGIGKTTLVQKIVYDWATGKIYQQFHFVFCFKFRDLNSIDCRINLRELILEQYPYFGNSLRKVWKKPEGLLFIFDGLDEFKHRIDFEDSRRDTEPQHQCPDPEWRCEVSDIVYSLIQGKLLPGCSVLLTSRPAALHLLEKAEISVWTEILGFVGEERKEYFMRYFEDQTVAAAVFKHVKENEILYTMSYNPSYCWILALALGPFFTQRVRDPQRVPKTITQLYSYYTYNMLKNHGREIENPRDVLLRVGQMAFKGVSEKKIVFTDGDLIKFNLQPSQFLSGFLMELLEREDSAQSVVYTFPHLTIQEFVAAVAQFLNPHPGDILKFLTEAHNTTDGRFEVFLRFVAGLSNPMTARGLEEFLGPFAHQTTYRVIDWVKEEVKRQSGNTWSETGKRRLLNTLHYVFESQNRGLAQSALESVDTLSFSGMTLTPIDCAVLSHVIGLCDTIKDLNLENCNIQCEGIQRLGHGLHKCQELRVGKNKLGDSGVKLVSAALRNPECKIQELELGNVGLTDSGAEDLASALSTNPSLTGLSLSDNELGDSGVKLVSAALRNPECKIQKLRLNKVGLTDSGAEDLASDLITNRSLMDLDLSANTLGDSGVKLLSAALRNPECKIQRLWLTGVHLSDSGVEDLVSAIIINRLITRLNLESNWLTDRSIPALRLLILALPSLERIVLVENKFSQAGEKELMTLQESRPGLRVIFDHRNL